The Toxorhynchites rutilus septentrionalis strain SRP chromosome 3, ASM2978413v1, whole genome shotgun sequence genome includes a region encoding these proteins:
- the LOC129779150 gene encoding putative mediator of RNA polymerase II transcription subunit 26, translated as MTTTVANFDVRTATAVVQMYDGASDGLQAFIDACSLLKDLTEEPHQAMLLKFLKTRITGKARLGLPANINTFNQFITHITEKCQDLTSPEQIIAKLKSIKQKDNLDSFCEQIEKISDRLKSTYIQQKIPEEVAKKMVTKAAVDALINGVSNSETKLILKVGSFDSVQNAVQKVQENGSGSQHSAILTFSARGHLHQNGYRSSGFRKHNHSNFRHNNKNYNSNQNFQSRNNGHNGNFRNYFQRNTSYSNSNGRGRFNNNINRNFPSRMFPMEAAQVETQAFTNQMVPMRNDNMNTNHSPLGFNQQNFSFLGQPTAFHQRPAQNQNQSSR; from the coding sequence atgaCTACTACAGTGGCTAATTTTGATGTGCGCACAGCAACTGCTGTAGTACAAATGTATGATGGAGCCAGTGATGGCTTACAAGCATTCATTGATGCTTGTAGTTTACTGAAAGATTTAACTGAAGAACCTCATCAAGCAATGCTGCTTAAGTTCCTGAAGACAAGAATAACAGGAAAAGCTCGCCTTGGCTTACCAGCTAATATAAATACATTTAATCAATTTATCACACACATTACAGAGAAATGTCAGGATTTAACATCCCCTGAACAAATTATAGCAAAATTGAAGTCGATTAAGCAGAAAGACAATTTGGATTCATTTTGCGaacaaatcgagaaaatttcagaTAGGTTGAAAAGTACctacattcaacaaaaaatccCGGAGGAAGTAGCGAAGAAAATGGTTACAAAAGCAGCTGTGGATGCTTTAATTAATGGAGTGTCCAACAGTGAAACTAAACTCATTTTAAAAGTTGGATCTTTTGATAGTGTTCAAAATGCTGTTCAGAAAGTGCAAGAAAATGGTTCAGGTAGCCAACATTCTGCTATCTTAACATTTTCCGCCCGAGGTCACCTCCATCAAAATGGATATAGGTCCTCAGGATTTCGGAAGCACAATCATTCCAATTTTCgtcataataataaaaattacaatagtaatcaaaattttcaatcaCGCAATAATGGTCATAATGGGAATTTCAGAAATTATTTTCAACGTAACACCTCCTATTCAAACTCGAATGGACGTGGAAGGTTTAACAataacattaatagaaatttcccGAGTCGCATGTTCCCCATGGAAGCAGCTCAAGTCGAAACGCAAGCATTCACCAATCAAATGGTACCAATGCGTAATGATAATATGAACACGAACCATTCTCCATTAGGTTTCAATCagcaaaatttttcttttttaggcCAACCAACTGCTTTTCATCAAAGACCGGCACAAAATCAAAACCAGTCTTCGCGATGA
- the LOC129779147 gene encoding uncharacterized protein LOC129779147: protein MSNSIHVTHGVVTYSGYKQCSITANGIHAEGMNGVIPGWHYGLIKYHCDDNTGILASKMTCQDCGVYCLQNETIEGLIWLKVFQPALNRFRRHTANVRSQRKATKVDKRSILVRNEVNKMLAQNQQATIEEVVEPLYPDLSSAIQEMKRSEEAEPSVHHYNHHSTFSGPHAMLLYISLLTIGFSTTYACDNTLFISSTGEVCEQTHCRTMGMYEMVLLTGSVLCFRDVNGNYLKLEMTEAYNLYTSSLMYYTADYEITTAHKWQCKGTGTCWNGDCNANSKLGSLIRKDQSDEISGYGCDTDTLGCDTTCWYMTACTYYRWTLKKLGPIIPVYRIKSSGWEVNVKVMYLNTTKMYTFTVNRPQINIEQLSINKMPMIIAGITRPDTIMENSIIRIGDQFFNINAADQNMPETGIIGDFQISTHNESATYKTYDVNCQVNSCTPTCRWPEPAIRRALRKQDTLKAIKSVHRGDNRNIVSRQKVKMQANILVGNVDIHNLKVSPAHCNIEIVTTFACTGCRLDSYVVLQANNIKDEGLLKFVSDCEFDVDYISCTEGPYGLYLTKDKDACNIHIPSINKTLHVSFDFKYMGRLDPSVPLYSNSIDIADAFNILSGSGAINTIISSWLGFSIITFIVTAVCKMIRTYNMPVGASIVSTRATNEIESRV from the exons ATGTCGAATAGCATACATGTAACGCATGGCGTGGTAACATACAGCGGATATAAGCAGTGTTCTATAACGGCAAATGGCATACATGCTGAAGGCATGAATGGAGTCATTCCTGGATGGCATTATGGCCTAATCAAGTATCACTGCGACGACAACACAGGCATACTAGCAAGCAAGATGACATGTCAAGACTGTGGAGTGTACTGCTTACAAAACGAGACAATAGAGG GGCTGATTTGGTTGAAAGTGTTCCAGCCAGCACTAAACAGATTTAGGAGGCATACGGCAAATGTAAGGTCTCAAAGGAAAGCAACAAAAGTTGATAAAAGAAGCATACTGGTGAGAAATGAGGTTAATAAGATGCTGGCACAAAACCAACAGGCAACAATAGAAGAGGTAGTTGAGCCACTTTACCCTGACTTGTCCAGTGCAATCCAAGAGATGAAAAGGTCTGAGGAAGCAGAACCCTCAGTTCATCATTATAACCACCACAGCACTTTTTCTGGTCCACATGCTATGCTGCTGTATATTAGCTTATTGACAATAGGCTTTAGTACCACATATGCGTGTGATAATAcattatttatttcatccacTGGAGAGGTATGTGAGCAAACACACTGTAGGACTATGGGGATGTATGAGATGGTTCTACTCACAGGTTCAGTCTTATGCTTTAGGGATGTGAATGGTAATTATCTGAAATTAGAAATGACTGAGGCTTATAACTTATACACATCATCATTGATGTATTATACAGCTGATTATGAGATAACTACTGCACATAAGTGGCAATGCAAAGGGACTGGGACATGCTGGAATGGAGACTGTAATGCTAATTCGAAGCTTGGCAGCCTAATAAGGAAGGATCAATCTGACGAAATATCAGGATATGGATGTGATACTGACACATTAGGGTGTGACACTACATGCTGGTACATGACAGCATGTACATATTACCGGTGGACACTTAAAAAGCTAGGCCCAATTATACCTGTGTACCGTATAAAGTCTTCAGGATGGGAAGTTAATGTAAAGGTGATGTACCTGAACACAACCAAGATGTACACATTCACAGTTAATAGGCCTCAGATAAACATTGAACAGCTATCTATCAATAAAATGCCCATGATTATAGCAGGGATAACGAGGCCTGACACAATAATGGAAAACAGCATCATAAGAATAGGCGACCAGTTCTTTAACATTAATGCAGCAGACCAAAATATGCCAGAAACTGGGATAATAGGCGACTTTCAAATTTCAACCCATAATGAGAGTGCTACTTATAAGACGTATGATGTTAATTGTCAAGTGAACTCATGTACCCCTACCTGTAGGTGGCCTGAACCAGCTATTAGAAGGGCACTAAGGAAGCAGGACACACTTAAAGCCATCAAATCTGTGCATAGAGGAGACAATAGAAATATAGTAAGTAGACAAAAGGTGAAGATGCAAGCAAACATACTTGTTGGCAATGTCGACATACATAACCTAAAGGTGTCTCCAGCACATTGTAACATTGAGATAGTTACAACTTTTGCATGCACTGGTTGCAGACTAGATTCTTATGTGGTACTACAAGCCAACAACATAAAAGACGAAGGGCTATTGAAGTTTGTGTCTGATTGTGAATTTGATGTTGATTATATTTCATGCACTGAAGGCCCGTATGGATTGTATTTAACTAAGGATAAAGATGCTTGCAACATACATATTCCGTCAATAAACAAAACGTTGCACGTGTCCTTTGACTTTAAGTACATGGGTAGACTAGACCCATCTGTGCCATTGTATTCAAATAGCATAGACATAGCTGATGCATTCAACATATTATCTGGATCAGGTGCTATTAACACAATCATATCATCTTGGTTAGGCTTCTCTATTATAACTTTTATTGTCACAGCTGTATGCAAAATGATACGTACTTATAACATGCCAGTCGGTGCCAGTATAGTAAGCACAAGGGCCACGAACGAGATAGAGTCGAGAGTTTAG